One Saccharomyces kudriavzevii IFO 1802 strain IFO1802 genome assembly, chromosome: 4 genomic region harbors:
- the STE7 gene encoding mitogen-activated protein kinase kinase STE7 (similar to Saccharomyces cerevisiae STE7 (YDL159W); ancestral locus Anc_7.335), whose translation MFQRKTLQRRNLKGLNLNLHADMSSNGQLQEKTEAHQEHSRIEGHVMSNINAIKNSSNLFLRRGLKKKLTLNANADEQAELKPSSVVVQRPQNESVLVMSSLSQSPCVSSSSSLSTPCIIDAYSNNFGLSPSSTNSTTSTIQGSSNAATPVENEHSISLPPLEESLSPTTADLKDTLSGNSSDNYIQLQDLVQLGKIGAGNSGTVVKALHVPDSKIVAKKTIPVEQNNSTIINQLVRELSIVKNVKPHENIITFYGAYYNQHINNEIIILMEYSDCGSLDKILSVYKRFVQRETISNKKTWFNELTISKIACGVLNGLDHLYRQYKIIHRDIKPSNVLINSKGQIKLCDFGVSKKLINSIADTFVGTSTYMSPERIQGNVYSIKGDVWSLGLMIIELVTGEFPLGGHNDTPDGILDLLQRIVNEPSPRLPKGRVFSKELTDFVNRCCIKNERERSSINELLHHDLIMKYSSPSKDEKFRHWCKKIKSKIKEDKRIKREALDRAKLETKANRKSNDLNASTKTS comes from the coding sequence ATGTTTCAACGGAAGACTTTGCAAAGGCGGAATTTGAAGGGCCTTAATCTCAACCTGCATGCAGATATGAGCAGTAATGGCCAATTGCAAGAAAAGACAGAGGCTCATCAAGAGCATTCTCGAATAGAGGGCCACGTGATGTCCAACATCAACGCCATAAAGAACAGCAGCAACTTGTTTTTGCGAAGAGgtctcaaaaaaaaactgacATTGAATGCAAATGCCGATGAGCAGGCAGAACTGAAGCCAAGCTCCGTGGTAGTACAGCGACCGCAAAATGAATCTGTTTTGGTCATGTCATCATTGTCTCAATCTCCATGTGtgtcatcatcttcttctttgtcaACGCCGTGCATTATAGATGCCTACAGTAATAATTTTGGGCTATCGCCATCATCCACGAATTCCACTACCTCCACGATCCAGGGATCGTCCAACGCCGCAACACCTGTAGAAAATGAACACTCGATATCACTACCGCCATTGGAAGAAAGCCTATCACCGACCACAGCAGATTTGAAGGATACGTTATCGGGAAACTCAAGCGATAATTACATCCAACTTCAGGATTTGGTTCAGTTGGGCAAAATTGGTGCTGGGAATTCTGGAACTGTAGTTAAGGCATTGCATGTTCCCGATTCTAAAATCGTGGCCAAAAAGACCATTCCCGTGGAACAGAACAATAGCACCATCATCAATCAATTAGTTAGAGAGTTATCTATTGTCAAAAACGTCAAGCCTCACGAAAATATCATAACCTTCTATGGTGCGTATTATAATCAGCATATAAACAACGAAATCATTATCTTAATGGAATACTCAGATTGCGGTTCATTAGATAAAATACTATCTGTTTATAAGAGATTCGTTCAAAGAGAAACTATTTCGAATAAAAAAACCTGGTTTAATGAGCTAACAATATCGAAGATAGCATGCGGCGTGCTCAATGGGCTGGATCATTTGTACCGACAGTATAAGATCATCCACCGTGATATTAAGCCTTCTAATGTTTTAATTAATAGTAAAGGGCAGATTAAACTCTGTGATTTTGGAGTTTCCAAAAAACTGATAAATTCCATAGCTGACACATTTGTTGGGACATCCACTTACATGTCACCAGAGAGGATACAGGGGAATGTTTATTCCATCAAGGGTGATGTTTGGTCGCTGGGGTTAATGATTATCGAGCTAGTGACTGGGGAGTTCCCACTTGGCGGACACAATGACACGCCTGATGGAATATTGGATTTGTTGCAACGGATCGTTAACGAGCCTTCACCGAGGTTACCCAAAGGCCGtgttttttccaaagaattGACAGATTTCGTCAACCGATGTTGTATTAAAAACGAAAGGGAAAGATCATCGATCAATGAATTACTACACCATGATCTCATAATGAAATATTCGTCACCATCcaaggatgaaaaatttaggCACTGgtgtaaaaaaatcaaatctaAGATAAAGGAAGATAAGAGAATCAAAAGAGAAGCATTGGATCGTGCCAAGCTGGAAACCAAGGCAAACAGAAAATCTAACGATCTGAATGCGTCCACTAAAACCAGTTAG
- the MSH5 gene encoding MutS family protein MSH5 (similar to Saccharomyces cerevisiae MSH5 (YDL154W); ancestral locus Anc_7.331), whose translation MSNQWLSGASRKTGKINNEMVSTDKGAAVDNNHANINEDGDDDGEDDSGMFSFNYDEEVVMCIDLHSGKVGCSILDYHTKTLKAFNQDHAINKSTITSHDLIDEADKSAHDINLMVGLLIMEMNPTVCLVPVRLEDWIFNHIKKKCDEVKCRLELQPMKDFKKLDLLESLHLNGHDNLTVLNDLLSNSRFTTGVTVGTVACILANNEQHAELDSCNDSTASSNMITGRLSNNRFENVVHDIRYIDLKDRMVLDENTISALNVLPAAHKLGHDNMMKNGSLSVFELFNRVSSDYAKRMLKSWLFNPLTNKKQIEQRYCIIRILLDRQNSVLFDELTQSIKRCPDAFGFINQLSSGKSTLGTWSKVVNFLEKGINIFKLVNSLKLSPDNGNLFHDIKRNVDISALKQCLRKIMAVIDFDTSRDTKTVTINTGVDERLDECRNVYDHLEGILQEVAREAQTFLLSALSQTDCRMTRNLDVLINAVYIPQLGYLITVSALLEPFLANITDLEWEEIFRSPEDVYFKNDKVLELDETYGDIYGVISDYEIEVLFSLQEQILEKKAELTSYSVLLSELEILQSFARISVERDYIEPQLMENNCVLDIINGRHALYETFLDDYIPNSTMIDGGSFSDLSWYNHDKQRIVIITGANASGKSVYLTQNGLIVYLAQIGCFVPAERAKIGIVDKILTRIRTQETIYKTQSSFLLDSQQMAKSLTLATEKSLILIDEYGKGTDILDGPSLFGSIMLNMSKSERCPRILACTHFHELFNENILTEHIPGIKHYCTDILINQNHVSGATQIKDDHENEGITFLFKIKEGISRQSFGIYCAKICGLNKSIVKRAEELSNLINMGDDVVQQCGKMTKKEMSVFQKNQEIVKKYLTWDLDLEASTTSENLRIKLKNILR comes from the coding sequence ATGTCTAACCAATGGCTTTCAGGCGCTTCGAGGAAAACGGGGAAGATCAACAATGAGATGGTGTCTACGGACAAGGGCGCTGCTGTTGACAACAATCACGCAAACATCAACGaagatggtgatgatgatggagAAGATGACTCTGGTatgttttccttcaattaTGATGAGGAGGTCGTAATGTGTATTGACTTACACTCAGGGAAAGTTGGATGCTCTATTTTGGATTACCATACCAAGACATTGAAAGCGTTTAACCAAGACCACGCCATTAACAAGTCTACAATAACGTCACATGACCTTATCGATGAAGCTGATAAGTCTGCACACGACATCAATTTAATGGTTGGACTTTTAATAATGGAAATGAATCCCACTGTGTGTCTAGTTCCGGTAAGGCTGGAAGATTGGATATTTAATcacataaagaaaaaatgtgaCGAGGTAAAATGTAGATTAGAATTGCAACCAatgaaagatttcaaaaaattggatcTTTTGGAGTCATTACACCTAAATGGTCATGACAATCTAACTGTGTTAAACGACTTATTGTCGAATAGCAGGTTCACCACTGGAGTTACAGTAGGCACGGTTGCATGCATCCTTGCCAATAATGAACAGCATGCAGAACTAGATAGTTGCAATGATAGTACTGCTTCAAGCAATATGATCACAGGACGACTCAGTAACAATAGGTTTGAAAATGTAGTACATGACATAAGGTACATTGATTTAAAGGATCGAATGGTACTGGATGAAAATACTATATCAGCATTGAATGTATTACCTGCGGCACATAAACTGGGTCATGATAacatgatgaaaaatggatCTCTCAGTGTATTCGAGCTCTTCAATCGAGTTTCTTCGGATTACGCCAAGAGAATGTTGAAGTCCTGGCTTTTCAATCCCTTAACCAATAAGAAACAGATAGAACAAAGGTACTGCATCATAAGAATACTATTAGACAGACAAAACAGCgttctttttgatgaacTCACTCAATCAATAAAGAGATGTCCTGATGCCTTCGGTTTTATAAATCAGTTAAGCAGCGGTAAATCTACATTAGGGACTTGGTCCAAAGTTGTAAATTTCTTAGAGAAGGGAATTAACATATTTAAATTGGTaaactctttgaaattgagCCCTGATAACGGTAACCTTTTCCATGATATCAAAAGGAATGTTGATATATCAGCATTAAAACAGTGCttaagaaaaataatggcGGTGATAGATTTTGATACATCGAGAGATACCAAAACTGTCACAATAAATACGGGAGTGGACGAAAGGCTAGATGAATGTAGAAACGTTTACGATCATTTGGAAGGAATTTTACAGGAAGTTGCGAGAGAGGCACAGACTTTTTTACTCAGCGCTTTGTCTCAAACGGATTGCAGGATGACAAGAAATTTAGATGTGCTGATTAATGCTGTTTATATCCCTCAACTAGGATATTTGATTACTGTCAGCGCCTTGCTTGAACCTTTTCTTGCTAATATTACGGACCTTGAGTGGGAAGAAATATTCAGAAGCCCAGAGGATgtttatttcaaaaatgataaagttCTTGAATTGGATGAAACATACGGTGATATTTACGGAGTAATTTCAGATtatgaaattgaagttTTGTTCTCTCTACAAGAGCAAATTTTGGAGAAGAAAGCTGAACTTACTTCTTACAGTGTACTGCTCAGTGAACTGGAAATTCTACAATCATTTGCCCGGATATCTGTGGAAAGAGATTACATAGAGCCTCAGTTGATGGAAAACAATTGTGTCTTGGATATTATTAACGGAAGACATGCCTTGTACGAAACCTTCCTCGATGATTATATTCCAAACAGCACTATGATTGATGGCGGTTCGTTCTCTGATTTGAGTTGGTATAATCACGATAAACAAAGAATTGTTATAATAACTGGAGCTAACGCATCAGGAAAATCTGTATATCTTACTCAGAACGGTCTAATTGTGTATCTGGCACAAATTGGTTGTTTCGTTCCGGCGGAAAGAGCAAAAATTGGAATAGTAGACAAAATACTGACAAGAATCAGGACTCAAGAGACCATATATAAGACTCAAAGCTCCTTTCTACTAGATTCCCAACAAATGGCAAAATCGCTGACTTTAGCCACTGAAAAAAGCCTCATTTTGATTGATGAATACGGTAAGGGGACAGATATTTTAGATGGTCCCTCACTGTTTGGTTCCATAATGCTGAACATGTCTAAAAGTGAAAGGTGCCCGCGTATTCTTGCATGTACACACTTCCATGAGCTTTTCAATGAGAACATACTCACAGAACATATACCAGGTATCAAACACTACTGTACGGATATACTTATAAATCAAAACCATGTCTCAGGCGCGACACAAATTAAAGATGACCACGAAAATGAGGGAATCACATTCTTATTCAAGATAAAGGAGGGAATTTCAAGACAGTCATTTGGTATATACTGTGCGAAAATATGTGGGTTGAACAAAAGTATAGTCAAAAGAGCTGAAGAGCTTTCTAACTTGATCAATATGGGCGATGATGTAGTGCAACAATGCGggaagatgacaaaaaagGAGATGTCGGtgttccaaaaaaatcaggaAATAGTGAAGAAATATTTAACTTGGGACTTAGATCTCGAAGCTTCAACAACCTCCGAGAATCTGAGGATCAAACTAAAAAATATCCTTCGTTGA
- the DMO2 gene encoding Dmo2p (similar to Saccharomyces cerevisiae YDL157C; ancestral locus Anc_7.334), which produces MSNILAVFNPPPQRELEKEETMDCVPCQVMSAMFSVGFGSYLASGKPFKYGKREAKKGISLTDFDKRNPKWWKLTLRSFGGLLIAFGFVRGTEGWLWHKNKEYKNYKKLTNDRTRSS; this is translated from the coding sequence ATGAGTAATATTTTGGCAGTGTTTAACCCTCCTCCACAAAGGGAGCtggagaaagaagagaccATGGACTGCGTTCCTTGTCAGGTAATGAGCGCTATGTTTTCGGTTGGGTTTGGCTCGTATTTGGCATCTGGAAAGCCATTCAAGTATGGCAAAAGAGAAGCTAAAAAGGGTATATCTTTAACCGACTTTGATAAAAGAAACCCAAAGTGGTGGAAGCTGACTTTACGTAGCTTTGGTGGATTATTGATAGCTTTTGGGTTTGTTAGAGGGACCGAAGGTTGGTTATGgcataaaaataaagaatataaaaattacaaaaaattaacCAATGATAGAACACGGAGTAGTTAG
- the CLB3 gene encoding B-type cyclin CLB3 (similar to Saccharomyces cerevisiae CLB3 (YDL155W) and CLB4 (YLR210W); ancestral locus Anc_7.332) codes for MHHNSQSSSSAYIRSPKDENMAPIASTKHRTASVGHVPPTHPRVALSDVTNIVATNSNNNSISKPKAGPVRERSDSVVILEEERPAVQSAARRKETDHNDMLMSRAQEETVDEDYEESDDDEGEDQEPLLLQHYASDTAVWEHAFKTYYRTTLDPNDDDVYDVVMVAELANEIFEYMRRLEELYKPDPYYMDKQPELRWSFRSTLIDWVVQVHEKFQLLPETLYLCINIVDRYLCKEIVPVNKFQLVGAASLFIAAKYEEINCPTIKDFVYMSENCYSREDLLDAERTILNGLKFELGWPGPMSFLRRISKADDYEHDTRTLAKYLLESTIMDNRLVSAQPSWLAAGAYFLSKVILGQNQWSLAHVYYSNYTQEQVLPLATIILENCRYASKRHNAIWRKYSSRRYLHSSQVVAKWITLAEHRVDQSS; via the coding sequence ATGCATCATAACTCGCAGTCTTCGAGCTCCGCCTATATCAGGAGCCCTAAAGATGAAAACATGGCACCCATAGCGAGTACAAAGCACAGGACCGCGTCTGTAGGTCACGTCCCACCTACTCATCCAAGGGTCGCACTTAGCGATGTCACCAACATAGTTGCGACCAACTCTAACAATAATAGCATAAGTAAGCCAAAGGCCGGCCCGGTCCGGGAAAGATCAGATTCAGTTGTGAtacttgaagaagagaggCCTGCTGTGCAGAGTGCTGCACGGCGGAAAGAAACTGATCATAACGATATGCTGATGTCCAGAGCACAAGAAGAGACCGTTGATGAAGATTATGAAGaaagtgatgatgatgaaggaGAAGACCAAGAACCCCTGTTGCTGCAACATTATGCTAGCGATACAGCGGTCTGGGAACATGCATTTAAAACATATTATAGAACCACACTAGATCCtaacgatgatgacgtGTACGACGTGGTCATGGTTGCCGAATTGGCCAATGAGATATTCGAATACATGAGGAGACTAGAAGAACTATACAAACCCGATCCGTATTACATGGATAAACAACCGGAATTGAGATGGTCATTTCGGAGCACACTAATTGATTGGGTCGTTCAAgttcatgaaaaatttcaacttTTACCTGAAACTCTGTACCTCTGCATCAATATAGTAGATAGATATCTGTGCAAAGAGATTGTCCCCGTTAATAAGTTTCAGCTGGTGGGCGCAGCATCACTGTTCATTGCTGCCaaatatgaagaaatcaactGCCCTACGATAAAGGACTTCGTGTATATGTCAGAAAATTGCTATTCAAGAGAGGACCTGTTGGATGCAGAAAGGACCATACTAAATGGCTTAAAGTTTGAGCTAGGTTGGCCCGGTCCGATGTCATTTTTGCGAAGAATCAGTAAAGCTGATGATTACGAGCATGATACTAGAACGCTAGCTAAATACCTGTTGGAATCCACAATAATGGACAATCGGCTGGTATCTGCCCAACCCAGTTGGCTGGCTGCTGGCGCTTACTTCCTAAGTAAAGTGATTCTGGGACAAAATCAATGGTCCTTGGCGCATGTTTACTACTCTAATTACACACAAGAACAAGTTCTTCCGTTGGCTACCATTATTTTAGAAAATTGCAGATATGCCTCTAAACGTCATAACGCCATATGGAGAAAATACTCTTCGCGTCGTTACTTGCATTCTTCACAGGTTGTAGCGAAATGGATAACACTAGCTGAACACAGAGTAGATCAATCTagctaa
- the CMR1 gene encoding Cmr1p (similar to Saccharomyces cerevisiae CMR1 (YDL156W); ancestral locus Anc_7.333), which yields MPELTEFQKKRQENIKRNNDLLKKLHLSGVASQIKHEAGVSNKARVPAKKKQRTSSSRAIKSASPTLPTRRSRRLRGEAADNTKGIPNVNDNQLLKKDSPNGEDKNFIDEMKEKSVIGDVKLSDLIKDEDEDALLEKFKRFNNSNFSSGDFFEEIKKRQGDVLGMDEFDLDLYDVFQPNEIKVTYDRISATYFHPAVEKKLVIAGDTGGTVGFWNVRDEPLGDSEEDRMEEPDITRVKLFTKNVGRIDCFPTNTSKVLLTSYDGSVRSVHLNNLQSEEMLTLKNEYDDPLGISDCQFSYENPHILFLTTLSGEFTTFDTRAKNSECKLRRLADKKIGSMAINPLRPYEIATGSLDRTLKIWDTRHLVEKPEWSQYEDYPSHDLMSTYDSRLSVSAVSYSPTDGTLVCNGYDDTIRLFDLKNKDSITAELVPKLTIQHNCQTGRWTSILKARFKPNKSVFAIANMKRAIDIYNSEGQQLAHLHTATVPAVVSWHPLQNWIVGGNSSGKIFLFTDDSQAIKLEE from the coding sequence ATGCCCGAGTTAACAGAGTTCCAGAAAAAGCGTCAGGAGAACATTAAAAGGAATAAtgatttattgaaaaagctgCATCTGTCTGGGGTAGCGTCTCAAATTAAGCACGAGGCTGGGGTATCAAATAAAGCTAGGGTTCCTgccaagaagaaacaaagaacAAGTAGTAGCAGAGCGATAAAGTCTGCTAGTCCCACTTTACCTACACGAAGATCAAGAAGGCTTAGGGGCGAGGCTGCAGATAATACTAAAGGGATACCCAATGTGAACGATAACCAATTACTGAAAAAGGATTCTCCAAACGGCGAGGACAAGAATTTTATAGACgaaatgaaggaaaagtCGGTGATTGGAGATGTGAAACTAAGTGATTTGataaaagatgaagatgaagatgccCTTTTGGAGAAATTCAAGAGGTTTAATAACAGTAACTTTTCGTCTGgcgatttttttgaagagataaaaaaaagacaggGTGATGTCTTGGGCATGGATGAATTCGATTTGGATTTGTATGATGTTTTTCAACCCAATGAGATTAAGGTTACATATGATAGAATTTCTGCCACCTATTTTCATCCTGCGGTGGAAAAGAAGTTAGTTATTGCGGGCGACACGGGGGGCACTGTAGGATTTTGGAATGTTCGAGATGAACCATTGGGAGATAGTGAAGAGGACCGAATGGAGGAACCTGATATCACCAGGGTAAAGCTGTTTACCAAAAATGTCGGTCGTATTGATTGCTTCCCTACAAACACATCAAAGGTGTTACTGACCTCATATGATGGGAGCGTCAGGTCAGTTCATTTGAATAACTTACAAAGTGAAGAAATGCTCACCTTAAAAAACGAGTATGACGATCCATTGGGTATCAGTGACTGCCAATTTAGTTACGAGAATCCACATATTTTGTTCCTCACTACGTTGAGTGGTGAGTTTACAACTTTTGACACAAGAGCAAAAAATTCGGAGTGCAAACTGCGAAGATTGGCTGACAAAAAGATCGGCTCTATGGCAATAAATCCTTTGAGACCCTACGAAATCGCGACGGGTTCCCTTGATAGAACTCTAAAGATCTGGGATACAAGACACCTTGTTGAAAAGCCCGAATGGTCTCAGTATGAAGATTACCCCAGTCACGACCTCATGTCAACCTATGACTCAAGATTAAGCGTCTCAGCGGTCTCCTATTCTCCGACAGATGGAACGCTGGTATGCAACGGCTATGATGACACCATTCGGCTGTTCGATCTCAAAAACAAGGATAGTATTACTGCGGAGTTGGTGCCCAAACTAACCATTCAACATAACTGCCAAACGGGAAGGTGGACCAGCATTCTCAAGGCTAGGTTCAAACCAAACAAGAGTGTTTTCGCAATCGCCAACATGAAGCGCGCCATCGACATCTACAACAGCGAGGGCCAGCAATTAGCCCATCTGCACACTGCCACTGTCCCTGCTGTGGTCAGCTGGCACCCATTGCAGAACTGGATTGTTGGAGGAAACTCTAGCGGCAAgatcttcctcttcaccGATGACTCCCAGGCCATAAAGCTGGAGGAATAG
- the DHH1 gene encoding DExD/H-box ATP-dependent RNA helicase DHH1 (similar to Saccharomyces cerevisiae DHH1 (YDL160C); ancestral locus Anc_7.336): protein MSSINKNFITNNNSNTDLDLDWKTALNIPKKDTRPQTDDVLNTKGNTFEDFYLKRELLMGIFEAGFEKPSPIQEEAIPVAITGRDILARAKNGTGKTAAFVIPTLERVKPKLNKIQALIMVPTRELALQTSQVVRTLGKHCGISCMVTTGGTNLRDDILRLNETVHILVGTPGRVLDLASRKVADLSDCSLFIMDEADKMLSRDFKTIIEQILSFLPTTHQSLLFSATFPLTVKEFMVKHLHKPYEINLMEELTLKGITQYYAFVEERQKLHCLNTLFSKLQINQAIIFCNSTNRVELLAKKITDLGYSCYYSHARMKQQERNKVFHEFRQGKVRTLVCSDLLTRGIDIQAVNVVINFDFPKTAETYLHRIGRSGRFGHLGLAINLINWNDRFNLYKIEQELGTEIAAIPATIDKSLYVAENDETVPVPFPIEQRSYQPQAASQQQLPPQQQFAIPPQQHHPQFMVPPPQHQQQQVYPPSQIPPQQGYPPQQEHFMAMPPGQPQPQF from the coding sequence ATGAGTTCCATCAATAAAAACTTCATTACTAATAACAATAGTAATACAGACCTCGATCTAGACTGGAAAACTGCATTGAATATCCCTAAGAAAGATACCAGACCGCAGACTGACGATGTCTTGAACACAAAGGGTAatacttttgaagatttttatttgaaaagagaactCTTAATGGGTATTTTTGAAGCCGGTTTTGAAAAGCCATCTCCCATTCAAGAAGAGGCCATTCCCGTAGCAATAACCGGTAGGGACATATTGGCAAGAGCCAAGAATGGTACCGGTAAGACAGCCGCGTTTGTCATTCCAACATTGGAGAGAGTCAAGCCGAAATTAAATAAAATTCAAGCTTTGATCATGGTCCCCACAAGGGAATTGGCCTTACAAACTTCACAAGTCGTCCGTACATTGGGTAAACACTGTGGTATTTCATGTATGGTAACCACTGGTGGTACCAATTTGAGAGATGATATTTTAAGATTAAATGAAACAGTTCATATTTTGGTTGGTACTCCTGGTAGAGTGTTGGATTTGGCCTCAAGGAAAGTAGCAGATCTATCTGATTGTTCTTTATTCATCATGGATGAAGCTGATAAGATGTTATCTCGCGATTTCAAGACAATAATTGAACAAATTTTGTCTTTCTTACCAACAACTCATCAATCTTTGTTGTTTAGTGCTACCTTCCCATTGACAGTGAAGGAATTTATGGTTAAGCACTTGCATAAACCATATGAAATCAATCTAATGGAAGAACTGACTCTTAAGGGTATAACTCAATACTACGCCTTCGTGGAAGAAAGACAAAAGTTGCACTGTTTGAACACTTTATTCTCCAAGCTACAAATCAATCAAGCCATTATTTTCTGTAATTCTACCAACCGTGTTGAGTTattggccaaaaaaattactgaTTTAGGTTATTCATGTTACTACTCTCATGCGAGAATGAAACAACAAGAAAGGAACAAAGTTTTCCATGAGTTCCGTCAAGGTAAGGTGCGTACTCTGGTCTGTTCCGATTTATTGACCCGTGGTATTGATATCCAAGCTGTCAATGTAGTTATTAATTTCGATTTCCCTAAAACAGCAGAAACTTATTTGCATCGTATTGGTAGATCCGGCAGATTTGGCCATTTAGGTCTAGCGATTAATTTGATTAATTGGAATGATCGTTTCAATCTCTATAAGATTGAGCAAGAACTGGGCACCGAAATCGCGGCCATTCCAGCTACAATCGATAAATCACTGTATGTGGCAGAAAACGATGAAACTGTCCCTGTTCCATTCCCAATAGAGCAACGAAGCTATCAACCACAGGCAGCATCTCAACAGCAGTTACCGCCTCAACAACAATTTGCCATTCCTCCGCAGCAACATCATCCGCAATTCATGGTTCCTCCTcctcaacatcaacaacaacaggTGTACCCTCCGTCACAAATTCCTCCACAACAAGGGTACCCTCCACAACAGGAACATTTCATGGCAATGCCACCAGGACAACCTCAACCCCAATTTTAA